A genomic region of Corallococcus macrosporus contains the following coding sequences:
- the pyk gene encoding pyruvate kinase: MRRAKIVCTLGPASQTPEMLEALLEAGMDVARLNFSHGSHEQHQANIDMLRAASLKVRKAVGILGDLQGPKIRTGRFITGSTELKHGATFHITTDETVKGTDEIVSTTYPHLAADVNPGDRILLDDGLLELRVVETDKKQLIKTEVVHGGTLKNNKGINLPGVAVRADALTPKDREDLIFGLKAGVDYIALSFVRQPSDLDSARQAMAEVGRTVPIISKLEKPEAIARLDAILDKTDGVMVARGDLGVEIPPEEVPAVQKDIIRRSNLRGLPVIVATQMLNSMIDNPRPTRAEASDVANAVYDGADALMLSGETASGKFPTDSVQMMERIILAAESSARAQHQQRVIEAPLGLPLHFPDVIARVACEAAKASGATLIAAFTLSGVTARLLAHYRPTVPIVAFSPNQEVRRRLSLLWGVVPRVLEPIQETETMLRRVEEELVSRGLARRGDRIVVVFGAPVGQPGKINSLRLHTISA; encoded by the coding sequence ATGCGACGAGCAAAGATTGTCTGCACCCTTGGCCCTGCCAGTCAGACCCCGGAGATGTTGGAAGCGCTGCTGGAGGCCGGCATGGACGTGGCCCGGCTCAACTTCTCCCATGGCAGCCACGAGCAGCATCAGGCGAACATCGACATGCTGCGCGCGGCCTCGCTGAAGGTGCGCAAGGCGGTGGGCATCCTGGGCGACCTGCAGGGTCCCAAGATCCGCACCGGCCGCTTCATCACCGGCAGCACGGAGCTGAAGCACGGCGCCACCTTCCACATCACCACGGATGAGACGGTGAAGGGCACGGACGAAATCGTGTCCACCACGTACCCGCACCTGGCGGCGGACGTGAACCCGGGCGACCGCATCCTCCTGGACGACGGCCTCCTGGAGCTGCGCGTCGTGGAGACGGACAAGAAGCAGCTCATCAAGACGGAAGTCGTCCACGGCGGCACGCTGAAGAACAACAAGGGCATCAACCTGCCCGGCGTGGCGGTGCGCGCGGACGCGCTGACGCCCAAGGACCGCGAGGACCTCATCTTCGGCCTCAAGGCGGGCGTGGACTACATCGCGCTGTCCTTCGTACGCCAGCCCTCGGACCTGGACTCCGCGCGCCAGGCCATGGCCGAGGTGGGCCGCACGGTGCCCATCATCTCCAAGCTGGAGAAGCCGGAGGCCATCGCGCGCCTGGACGCCATCCTCGACAAGACGGACGGCGTGATGGTGGCCCGCGGCGACCTGGGCGTGGAGATTCCCCCCGAAGAGGTGCCGGCCGTCCAGAAGGACATCATCCGGCGCTCCAACCTGCGCGGCCTGCCCGTCATCGTGGCCACGCAGATGCTCAACTCGATGATCGACAACCCGCGCCCCACGCGCGCGGAGGCCAGCGACGTGGCCAACGCCGTCTACGACGGCGCGGACGCGCTGATGCTCTCGGGTGAGACGGCCAGCGGCAAGTTCCCCACGGACTCCGTGCAGATGATGGAGCGCATCATCCTGGCGGCCGAGTCCTCCGCCCGCGCGCAGCACCAGCAGCGCGTGATTGAGGCCCCGCTGGGCCTGCCCCTGCACTTCCCGGACGTCATCGCGCGCGTGGCGTGCGAGGCGGCCAAGGCCAGCGGCGCCACGCTCATCGCGGCCTTCACGCTGTCGGGCGTGACGGCGCGGCTGCTCGCGCACTACCGCCCCACGGTGCCCATCGTCGCGTTCAGCCCGAACCAGGAGGTGCGCCGCCGCCTGTCGCTGCTCTGGGGCGTGGTGCCGCGCGTGCTGGAGCCCATCCAGGAGACGGAGACCATGCTCCGCCGCGTGGAGGAGGAGCTGGTGTCGCGCGGGCTCGCGCGCAGGGGCGACCGCATCGTGGTGGTGTTCGGCGCGCCGGTGGGTCAGCCGGGCAAGATCAACAGCCTCCGGCTGCACACCATCAGCGCCTGA
- a CDS encoding HD domain-containing phosphohydrolase, translated as MLPQSVPASPNLSRRLAKLTSILDVAKAMSAERDLDLLLPLILYEATKVVESDRCSLFILDREREELWSKVAQGSKNEIRLPMGSGIAGQVAHTGAVINIPDAYADPRFNSSFDVSSGYRTHTILCVPMRDANGDVTGVIQALNKRGGRVFDAEDEELLLALGAQAAGAIENALLHEEINRLFEGFVSASVVAIEARDPTTAGHSGRVADLTVSLARALEHHTTGPYAQTRFTAVELQELRYASLLHDFGKVGVRENVLVKAEKLYPHELDTLRARFQLARKDLQLQSSRRRLSAVEARGLAALPSIHQEEDARLAQELAQLDEVMGFLLTCNKPTVLAQGNFERLLELGKLTYTDAHDHGQPLLLPHEIQSLSITRGTLSMEERREIESHVEHTYRFLSQIPWTRALRRVPEIAYAHHEKLDGTGYPRAVPEIPVQSRMMSICDIYDALTASDRPYKKAVPHTLALDILKKEAGSGQLDKDLFTIFVEAEVPRRALKKGPA; from the coding sequence GTGCTTCCCCAGTCCGTGCCCGCCTCCCCCAACCTGTCCCGCCGGCTCGCGAAGCTGACGTCCATCCTGGATGTCGCCAAGGCGATGAGCGCGGAGCGGGACCTCGACCTGCTCTTGCCCCTCATCCTCTATGAGGCCACCAAGGTCGTGGAGTCGGACCGCTGCTCGCTCTTCATCCTGGACCGCGAGCGCGAGGAGCTGTGGAGCAAGGTGGCCCAGGGCTCCAAGAATGAAATCCGCCTCCCCATGGGCAGCGGCATCGCCGGCCAGGTCGCCCACACCGGCGCCGTCATCAACATCCCCGACGCCTACGCCGACCCCCGCTTCAACAGCAGCTTCGACGTCTCCAGCGGCTACCGCACCCACACCATCCTCTGCGTCCCCATGCGCGACGCGAATGGCGACGTGACGGGCGTCATCCAGGCCCTCAACAAGCGCGGCGGGCGCGTGTTCGACGCGGAGGACGAGGAGCTGCTGCTCGCCCTGGGCGCCCAGGCCGCCGGCGCCATCGAGAACGCCCTCCTCCACGAGGAAATCAACCGCCTCTTCGAGGGCTTCGTCTCCGCGTCCGTCGTCGCCATCGAGGCGAGAGATCCCACCACCGCGGGTCACTCCGGCCGCGTGGCGGACCTCACCGTGTCCCTGGCCCGGGCGCTGGAGCACCACACCACCGGCCCCTATGCCCAGACGCGCTTCACCGCCGTGGAGCTGCAGGAGCTGCGGTACGCGTCGCTCCTGCACGACTTCGGCAAGGTGGGCGTGCGCGAGAACGTGCTCGTCAAGGCGGAGAAGCTCTACCCGCATGAGCTGGACACGCTGCGCGCCCGCTTCCAACTGGCTCGCAAGGACCTGCAGCTGCAGAGCTCCCGGCGCCGGCTGTCCGCCGTGGAGGCTCGCGGTCTGGCCGCCCTGCCCTCCATCCATCAGGAGGAGGACGCGCGCCTGGCCCAGGAGCTGGCGCAGCTGGATGAGGTGATGGGCTTCCTGCTCACCTGCAACAAGCCGACGGTGCTGGCGCAGGGCAACTTCGAGCGGCTGCTGGAGCTGGGCAAGCTCACGTACACCGACGCGCACGACCATGGGCAGCCGCTGCTGTTGCCCCATGAAATCCAATCCCTCTCCATCACCCGCGGCACGCTCTCCATGGAGGAGCGCCGGGAAATCGAGAGCCACGTCGAGCACACGTACCGCTTCCTGTCGCAGATTCCGTGGACGCGCGCGCTGCGCCGAGTGCCTGAGATTGCGTACGCGCACCACGAGAAGCTGGACGGCACGGGCTACCCTCGCGCCGTGCCGGAGATCCCGGTGCAGTCCCGGATGATGTCCATCTGCGACATCTACGACGCGCTCACCGCGAGCGACCGGCCCTACAAGAAGGCCGTGCCGCACACGCTCGCGCTGGACATCCTCAAGAAGGAGGCGGGGTCCGGACAGCTCGACAAGGACCTCTTCACCATCTTCGTGGAGGCGGAAGTGCCCCGCCGGGCCCTCAAGAAGGGCCCGGCGTAG
- the rpe gene encoding ribulose-phosphate 3-epimerase, with amino-acid sequence MTRPVRISPSLLSCDFSRLGEEVRAIEAAGADWIHVDVMDGRFVPNLTLGPPIVEAIKRVATKPLDVHLMIVEPEKYVDAFVKAGADVLTVHQEASPHLHRTLQAIRHAGAKPAVVLNPSTPLVTLEEVLGDVDMVLLMSVNPGFGGQSFIESTVDKVRRLRAMLDARGLDVDIEVDGGINAQTAKRVVDAGATVLVAGSYVFGAKDRAAAIRSLRPS; translated from the coding sequence ATGACCCGCCCCGTCCGCATCTCCCCGTCGCTGCTCTCCTGTGATTTCAGCCGCCTGGGCGAGGAGGTCCGCGCCATCGAGGCCGCGGGCGCCGACTGGATTCACGTGGATGTCATGGATGGCAGGTTCGTCCCCAACCTCACGTTGGGGCCGCCCATCGTGGAGGCCATCAAGCGGGTGGCGACGAAGCCGCTGGACGTGCACCTGATGATCGTGGAGCCGGAGAAGTACGTGGACGCGTTCGTGAAGGCGGGCGCGGACGTGCTGACGGTGCACCAGGAGGCGAGCCCGCACCTGCACCGCACGCTGCAGGCCATCCGTCACGCGGGGGCGAAGCCGGCGGTGGTGCTGAACCCGAGCACGCCGCTGGTGACGCTGGAGGAGGTGCTGGGGGACGTGGACATGGTGCTCTTGATGAGCGTGAACCCGGGGTTCGGGGGACAGTCGTTCATCGAGTCCACGGTGGACAAGGTCCGCCGCCTGCGCGCGATGTTGGACGCGCGGGGGCTGGACGTGGACATCGAGGTGGACGGCGGCATCAACGCGCAGACGGCGAAGCGCGTGGTGGATGCGGGGGCGACGGTGCTGGTGGCGGGCAGCTACGTGTTTGGCGCGAAGGACCGCGCGGCGGCCATCCGTTCGCTGCGTCCGTCGTGA
- a CDS encoding response regulator has protein sequence MTAPTVLISDDEPLVVSALAREAKRSGLVCVSDTTSEHVLELARKHRPAVIILDINQNQDGRDLLAQLKKDPVTRESKVIMLSGVEDQFTRHVCFELGADDYEVKPCDPTFMARIARMAAAAVRPPASPEAA, from the coding sequence ATGACTGCTCCCACTGTCCTCATCTCGGATGATGAGCCCCTTGTCGTGTCCGCACTCGCGCGGGAGGCCAAGCGCTCCGGCCTCGTGTGCGTGTCCGACACCACCTCCGAACATGTGCTGGAGCTGGCCCGCAAGCACCGGCCCGCGGTCATCATCCTGGACATCAACCAGAACCAGGACGGCCGGGACCTGCTCGCGCAGCTGAAGAAGGACCCCGTCACCCGCGAGTCCAAGGTCATCATGCTCAGCGGCGTGGAGGACCAGTTCACCCGCCACGTGTGCTTCGAGCTGGGCGCCGACGACTACGAAGTGAAGCCGTGCGACCCCACCTTCATGGCCCGCATCGCCCGCATGGCCGCCGCCGCCGTGCGCCCGCCCGCTTCGCCCGAAGCCGCCTGA
- a CDS encoding RHS repeat-associated core domain-containing protein — translation MALTAVGVAIAQTAGEPPSAEEVQSAVDKATRVPFPELGGARAAGAQGEVTLGSMRSLYESADVTVQSPLGPVSFVRYYGLDTRDNTADYNKRPRWTPFGSMRADTSASYRAGTFNGQCGAAEDRNNCRGGLRWWHNFESWVEYKAKERPCLDEPRVCAGKDKEYDVTWTVHAPDGRLYSFPACSLDDIHGNHLSQCYARNLSDPGVKLVLLANGTAYGGAFVLYTPAARYVYDTPFGIEPQEPGWVNFRLSYILAPEQLYAEDGITPPGDACLTVGPNTPCQRRLATIHYGPVCLSDKTTVRNPLENYVTHVDVAGAGTLLLQYHAVYLRDRKQMVNTFADGGTDGKYIPPKECVLSKILLLAPEGDSTPAREVASYGYSQGLFEEDVGTTTQTLGGLLSDVVVSPGSGPAASIETRLHYEYTEAVLPKDGGPSLQPLRTFRVLRNGLLERELVVDASDGSYVTRTQVGDTKVDLWADNNGIPQDGGFVPYCSPGNFTKNGVNSAGQTIVCRGDQWQYQQAESVLLGNGSGALVAGVQQGSHLGTSNTNPNGPLVSTVVFDGGTFEALPALPRKCSWAVEAYNPCGEGVFCPKYSSLYAYAPAKQVDTRGNKLVLESNLAPLDAGVPSSTEWYPVAMPHVEVHVAHEGASLDDGSDALQTTYFNYAYVGHFQQKVKDEYGYSVLETTNGSTYRIRRHYDVPTGRLTGVVQMGYTLQFNAASNSWAPALRHVGTFYRTRYSCGIADADAGTLINANEGEAWGRVVEVSGPCLVTGLDATACAPGQPSVPLTQYEYHPATAAPRLAGRLAVRRVFSRTAGDGTCNMPDVAVEPKPYVETRYDDYDVQGRLTQWRNENGVKTKYVYSGDKLVESRVADGNPLVAVTTYGYDNGEGTGNWVHYPDGRYEVQCFRKNTAPGVGCSGGVLTDKLQWTATARFPSAWDYTERTDYKYAANGQLVGEEVLDSSGVPRRKRYFEGDPLGRTTYEATGSALPEPSSDSRYHQVSLFDMEGNRVGLGLPYQPSSSPLEPLCGGFGPQSTQANALPASPLCKAFEYDRLNRLSRLMEPLDTQGSQTATTCLSYDGRGNLAGVGRAGPNQACAPNVETSVRYVHDDFGNLVQVVAPWARALSGWAGEYHYAYDAAGNLTVKQTPTMAHSNAPAWVEYNYDAMRRVLTAQAASKNWANPQTPNRVTLYAYGYDGQVTPPSMCPGGAGNPDGTPNVKGRAQVLTDSFGDTWYHYDVHGNPRAHWRVRASGQPARTQACSRGNTSNTPNRWFYFDQAGRMINEVLPGGRPLTYLYYGNDTGLSHRVAEVRAATWDGSRWATMMTLIKDIQWEPYGGIKSYAVNTHLSTGMGTTPWRYVDYLRTAPATVPLSQCNDTNIVSGNDLTGRLKAITVSTEAARNVIHHGDIYKRVYTWKADQVVREDTCVLETANVAPETVKYEGAQGEAGYDTRGQLRHVTGTVTNRPHDLRTYTYDALGNRLSERRGDFVFQLGYAPEQYGMRGELPRTRSVSQCTAGDASCQQSTALTAPTEHYGYDDDGRLSEKTLNSGGAGGDVLTGLTFGTGLDAEHAALGTVYKSVAENFVFGGDTWEYFYDAQGRRRLKLYSTGAREEYFYDKTALLEDWSISSLTSTQPDSVRDEYIWLGSRPVAFFKTRVSSTGGRVPDFTGTCERFSDDVEPACGVYFPVTDVLGKPVLMLDGAGLVTGVADYDPFGHVNRVSHPADSPHPSTERGAQRLLLETSTALPALRSGIKVQVRGRFTYLMGKAGSEAFLTDGAGARLTPATSMGTSIPDLSGRSVATPWVNAASTVRVYFKEPTTTLGEPTEWGASLEGLEYRRFQTGATPVWLPLRLPGQYHDAETGLFENWNRYYDPSIGRYLGPDPLAFSPQSLLSEALAGRGVSPYAYANNNPVNLADPEGLQAAQASNPELWQQFLAGAAAVGAAVSDGVAWLGARAVAVVSPVMAGVAGVLLPTDAHAPNVQDAPAVLNEGKKEGAPTAQEPEAGAPARTQHGEERAEQARSGDDHRQVGDANRVVGQGRQFTDSETGNTIHVSGDRVVVTNGQGQIVTQFRNTRANTQSRIQNGRWIPK, via the coding sequence ATGGCTCTCACCGCGGTGGGAGTCGCCATTGCGCAAACCGCCGGCGAGCCGCCTTCAGCCGAAGAGGTGCAATCCGCGGTCGACAAGGCCACCCGCGTTCCGTTCCCCGAGCTAGGGGGGGCTCGAGCCGCGGGAGCGCAGGGAGAGGTCACCCTCGGCAGCATGCGCTCGCTCTATGAGTCGGCGGACGTCACGGTGCAGAGCCCCCTGGGACCGGTGTCCTTCGTGCGTTACTACGGGCTGGACACGCGCGACAACACGGCTGACTACAACAAGCGCCCGCGTTGGACGCCTTTCGGCAGCATGCGGGCAGACACGTCGGCCTCTTACCGTGCTGGCACTTTCAATGGCCAATGCGGGGCCGCCGAGGACCGGAACAACTGCCGCGGTGGTCTTCGCTGGTGGCACAACTTCGAAAGTTGGGTGGAATACAAGGCAAAGGAAAGGCCCTGCCTGGACGAACCCAGGGTCTGCGCGGGAAAAGACAAAGAATACGACGTGACATGGACAGTGCATGCACCGGATGGGCGTCTCTACTCCTTTCCGGCATGCAGCCTCGACGACATCCACGGCAATCACCTGTCTCAATGCTACGCACGCAACCTCTCGGACCCGGGTGTGAAGCTGGTGCTCCTGGCCAACGGGACGGCCTATGGCGGTGCTTTCGTGCTCTACACGCCCGCGGCGCGGTACGTGTATGACACGCCATTCGGCATCGAACCGCAGGAGCCGGGATGGGTGAATTTCCGCCTCAGCTACATCCTGGCGCCTGAGCAACTCTACGCGGAGGATGGGATTACTCCCCCAGGGGACGCGTGTCTCACGGTCGGCCCGAACACTCCCTGTCAGCGGCGCCTGGCGACAATCCATTACGGCCCCGTCTGCTTGAGTGACAAGACCACAGTACGAAATCCACTCGAAAACTACGTCACCCATGTCGATGTCGCGGGGGCGGGTACGCTGCTGTTGCAGTACCACGCTGTCTACCTGCGCGACAGGAAGCAGATGGTGAATACCTTCGCGGACGGAGGAACGGACGGAAAGTACATTCCCCCCAAGGAATGCGTCCTTTCGAAAATCCTGCTCTTGGCGCCCGAGGGCGACTCGACTCCTGCGCGTGAAGTGGCCAGCTATGGCTATTCACAGGGACTCTTCGAGGAGGATGTCGGGACGACGACGCAGACGCTGGGCGGGTTGCTGAGCGACGTCGTGGTGTCCCCTGGTTCGGGGCCAGCGGCAAGCATCGAGACGCGGCTGCACTACGAGTACACCGAGGCGGTCCTCCCGAAGGATGGCGGCCCCTCCCTGCAGCCCCTTCGCACCTTCCGCGTCCTGCGCAATGGCCTGCTCGAGCGCGAGCTGGTGGTGGACGCCTCGGACGGCTCGTACGTGACGCGAACGCAGGTGGGTGACACGAAGGTCGACCTCTGGGCGGACAATAACGGCATCCCTCAAGACGGTGGCTTCGTTCCCTACTGCTCCCCCGGCAATTTCACGAAGAATGGGGTGAACAGTGCCGGGCAGACGATTGTCTGCAGGGGAGACCAATGGCAGTACCAGCAAGCCGAATCGGTGCTGCTGGGCAACGGCTCCGGCGCACTGGTGGCTGGCGTCCAGCAGGGCTCGCATCTGGGTACGTCCAACACGAATCCCAATGGCCCGCTCGTCTCAACGGTGGTGTTCGATGGCGGCACCTTCGAGGCCCTACCAGCTCTGCCACGCAAATGCAGCTGGGCGGTCGAGGCATACAACCCCTGCGGCGAAGGCGTGTTTTGCCCCAAGTATTCTTCTCTTTACGCCTATGCACCGGCGAAGCAGGTCGACACGCGCGGCAACAAGCTGGTGCTCGAGTCCAACCTGGCCCCCCTCGACGCGGGCGTCCCCTCCTCCACGGAGTGGTACCCCGTGGCGATGCCGCACGTGGAAGTGCATGTCGCCCACGAGGGAGCCTCGCTGGATGACGGCAGCGATGCGCTTCAGACAACCTATTTCAATTATGCCTACGTGGGGCACTTCCAGCAGAAGGTGAAGGATGAGTATGGCTACTCGGTATTGGAGACAACCAATGGCTCTACCTACCGCATCCGCCGCCACTACGACGTGCCGACGGGGCGCCTCACGGGCGTGGTGCAGATGGGGTACACCCTCCAGTTCAACGCCGCGAGCAATAGCTGGGCGCCCGCGCTGCGTCACGTCGGCACCTTCTACCGCACACGGTACAGCTGCGGCATCGCCGACGCCGATGCGGGGACCCTCATCAATGCAAACGAGGGCGAAGCGTGGGGGCGCGTGGTGGAGGTGTCGGGCCCCTGCCTGGTGACGGGCCTCGATGCAACTGCGTGTGCGCCTGGCCAGCCGTCGGTCCCCCTCACCCAGTATGAGTACCATCCCGCGACGGCGGCCCCCCGACTGGCGGGCCGGCTTGCGGTGCGCCGCGTCTTCAGCCGCACGGCGGGCGACGGTACCTGCAACATGCCGGACGTGGCCGTGGAGCCGAAGCCGTATGTGGAGACGCGCTATGACGACTACGACGTGCAGGGCCGGCTGACGCAGTGGCGCAACGAAAACGGAGTGAAGACGAAGTACGTCTACTCCGGCGACAAGCTGGTGGAGTCCCGGGTGGCTGACGGCAATCCGCTGGTGGCCGTGACGACGTACGGCTACGACAATGGCGAGGGCACGGGCAACTGGGTGCATTACCCAGACGGGCGCTACGAGGTGCAGTGCTTCCGCAAGAATACGGCTCCCGGCGTAGGCTGCAGCGGTGGTGTGTTGACGGACAAGCTGCAATGGACGGCTACCGCTCGCTTCCCTTCGGCCTGGGACTACACAGAGCGCACCGACTACAAGTACGCCGCCAATGGCCAGTTGGTGGGCGAAGAGGTCCTTGACAGTTCCGGTGTGCCGCGCCGCAAGCGCTATTTCGAGGGGGACCCGCTGGGCCGCACCACCTACGAGGCCACTGGGAGCGCCCTGCCTGAACCTTCCTCCGATTCCCGGTACCACCAGGTGTCCCTCTTCGACATGGAGGGCAACCGCGTGGGCCTGGGCCTGCCCTACCAGCCCTCGTCCTCGCCCCTCGAGCCGCTCTGTGGAGGCTTTGGCCCGCAGTCTACCCAGGCCAACGCACTGCCGGCCTCGCCGCTGTGCAAGGCATTTGAGTATGACCGGCTCAACCGCCTCTCCCGGCTGATGGAGCCGCTGGACACTCAGGGCAGTCAGACAGCCACGACCTGCCTGTCGTACGACGGTCGCGGCAACCTTGCCGGCGTTGGCCGCGCGGGGCCCAATCAGGCCTGCGCCCCCAACGTGGAAACGAGCGTGCGCTACGTGCACGATGACTTCGGCAACCTCGTCCAGGTGGTGGCGCCCTGGGCGCGCGCATTGTCAGGTTGGGCAGGCGAGTACCACTACGCCTACGACGCGGCGGGTAACCTCACCGTCAAGCAGACACCCACCATGGCGCATTCGAATGCTCCTGCTTGGGTCGAATACAACTATGACGCCATGCGCCGCGTGCTCACAGCCCAGGCGGCGAGCAAGAACTGGGCGAACCCCCAGACTCCCAATCGCGTGACGCTCTACGCCTATGGCTACGACGGCCAGGTGACTCCGCCCAGCATGTGTCCGGGAGGGGCTGGCAACCCGGATGGCACCCCCAATGTCAAAGGCCGTGCCCAGGTGTTGACGGACTCTTTTGGAGACACCTGGTACCACTATGATGTCCACGGCAACCCGAGAGCGCACTGGCGCGTGCGTGCCTCCGGGCAGCCGGCTCGGACGCAGGCCTGTAGCCGTGGCAATACCTCCAATACGCCCAACCGCTGGTTCTACTTCGACCAGGCAGGGCGGATGATCAACGAGGTGTTGCCCGGAGGCCGTCCACTCACCTATCTCTATTACGGCAACGATACAGGCTTGTCGCATCGGGTGGCCGAGGTGCGGGCCGCGACGTGGGATGGCTCACGGTGGGCCACCATGATGACGCTCATCAAGGACATACAGTGGGAGCCATACGGAGGCATCAAGTCATACGCCGTGAATACGCACCTCTCCACGGGCATGGGCACCACGCCCTGGCGCTATGTGGACTACCTGAGGACTGCTCCGGCCACCGTGCCCCTGTCGCAGTGCAACGATACGAACATTGTCTCAGGAAATGACCTCACCGGCCGGCTGAAGGCCATCACCGTCTCCACCGAGGCGGCGCGCAATGTCATCCACCATGGGGACATCTACAAGCGCGTCTATACGTGGAAGGCGGATCAGGTGGTGCGCGAGGACACGTGCGTGCTGGAGACGGCGAACGTCGCCCCCGAGACGGTGAAGTATGAAGGGGCGCAAGGCGAAGCGGGCTATGACACCCGCGGCCAGTTGCGCCACGTTACCGGCACGGTCACCAACCGGCCTCATGACTTGCGTACCTACACCTATGACGCCCTGGGCAACCGTCTCAGCGAGCGTCGAGGAGACTTCGTCTTCCAGTTGGGCTACGCGCCAGAGCAGTACGGCATGCGAGGGGAGTTGCCGCGTACCCGCAGCGTCAGTCAGTGCACCGCGGGCGATGCCAGCTGCCAGCAATCCACTGCCCTCACGGCGCCGACCGAGCACTATGGGTACGACGACGACGGACGTCTTTCGGAGAAGACGCTGAATAGTGGGGGCGCAGGCGGGGACGTGCTGACAGGCTTGACGTTTGGCACGGGGCTCGATGCCGAACATGCAGCCTTGGGCACCGTGTACAAGAGCGTGGCCGAAAACTTTGTCTTTGGCGGCGACACCTGGGAGTACTTCTACGACGCGCAAGGACGCCGCCGCCTCAAGCTCTACTCGACGGGCGCTCGCGAGGAGTACTTCTACGACAAGACCGCTCTGCTCGAGGACTGGAGCATCTCAAGCCTCACGTCCACCCAGCCGGACTCCGTCCGTGACGAGTACATCTGGCTGGGCAGCCGCCCGGTGGCCTTTTTCAAGACGCGCGTCAGCAGCACGGGTGGACGCGTGCCCGACTTCACGGGGACGTGCGAGCGATTCAGCGATGACGTTGAGCCTGCGTGTGGCGTCTACTTTCCCGTGACCGACGTACTGGGCAAGCCCGTGCTGATGTTGGACGGGGCGGGGTTGGTGACGGGCGTGGCGGATTATGACCCTTTCGGCCACGTGAATCGCGTCAGCCATCCAGCCGACAGCCCCCATCCCTCGACGGAAAGGGGGGCACAGCGCCTGCTTCTTGAAACCAGCACGGCCCTGCCTGCGCTGCGCAGTGGAATCAAAGTGCAGGTGCGTGGTCGCTTCACCTACCTCATGGGGAAGGCAGGGAGCGAAGCCTTCCTGACCGACGGCGCGGGGGCGCGGCTGACTCCAGCCACTAGCATGGGGACGAGCATCCCGGACCTGAGCGGTCGCTCCGTGGCAACGCCCTGGGTCAATGCCGCCAGCACGGTGCGGGTCTATTTCAAGGAGCCTACCACTACCCTGGGGGAGCCTACGGAGTGGGGCGCAAGCCTCGAGGGCCTCGAGTACCGGCGTTTCCAGACGGGGGCCACGCCTGTATGGCTGCCTTTGCGTCTGCCGGGCCAGTACCATGACGCCGAAACGGGCCTCTTCGAGAACTGGAACCGGTACTACGACCCGAGCATCGGGCGGTATCTGGGGCCGGATCCGCTGGCCTTCAGCCCTCAGTCCTTGCTGAGCGAGGCGTTGGCCGGGCGCGGCGTCAGCCCCTATGCATACGCAAACAACAATCCGGTAAATCTGGCTGATCCGGAAGGGTTGCAGGCTGCGCAAGCTTCCAACCCGGAGCTGTGGCAGCAGTTCCTTGCCGGGGCCGCGGCAGTGGGCGCCGCAGTCTCGGACGGAGTCGCATGGCTCGGCGCGAGAGCGGTTGCCGTGGTTTCTCCGGTGATGGCTGGAGTGGCTGGGGTGCTCTTGCCAACGGACGCACATGCGCCGAATGTCCAGGACGCCCCGGCGGTCCTGAATGAGGGCAAGAAGGAGGGCGCTCCCACGGCACAGGAGCCGGAGGCTGGTGCTCCAGCGAGAACTCAACACGGTGAGGAGCGTGCAGAGCAGGCTCGCTCGGGGGATGATCATCGGCAGGTGGGTGATGCCAATCGTGTCGTGGGCCAGGGCCGACAGTTCACGGACTCCGAAACGGGCAACACCATTCATGTTTCAGGAGACCGGGTGGTTGTAACCAACGGACAGGGGCAGATCGTGACCCAGTTCAGGAATACCCGGGCCAACACCCAGTCCCGCATCCAGAATGGCCGATGGATACCGAAATGA